One genomic window of Globicephala melas chromosome 8, mGloMel1.2, whole genome shotgun sequence includes the following:
- the LOC115857398 gene encoding olfactory receptor 4P4-like, whose amino-acid sequence MEINNNITEFILLGLSQKKEIEVLFFLLFLLCYIAILIGNLLVMISITCSQLINQPLYFFLSYLSLSDLCYTSTVTPKLITDLLAVKKTISYNGCMTQLFTTHFFGGIEVFILTGMAYDRYVAICKPLHYTVIMTRQKCDAMIAASCAGGFLHSFGQFLLAISLPYCGPNEIDHYFCDVYPLLKLACTDTSRIGLLVIANSGLMSLVIFVVLLISYAMILYTVRSYSVKNLRKALSTCSSHITVVALFFAPLFFIYIRPATTLPEDKVFALFYTSIAPMLNPRIYTLRNMEMKKSHKETMVP is encoded by the coding sequence ATGGAAATTAATAATAACATCACAGAATTTATTCTCTTAGGACTTTctcagaaaaaggaaattgaagtcCTCTTTTTTTTACTGTTCTTGCTTTGTTACATTGCAATTTTGATCGGAAACCTACTTGTCATGATTTCTATCACCTGCAGTCAACTTATTAACCAGCCTCTGTATTTCTTCCTGAGTTACCTCTCTCTCTCAGACCTTTGCTATACCTCCACTGTGACCCCCAAGTTGATCACTGACTTGCTGGCAGTAAAGAAGACCATTTCCTACAATGGCTGCATGACACAGCTCTTTACCACGCACTTCTTTGGGGGGATCGAGGTCTTCATCCTCACAGGGATGGCCTATGACCGCTatgtggccatctgcaagccccTGCATTACACTGTCATCATGACCAGACAGAAGTGTGATGCCATGATCGCTGCTTCCTGTGCTGGGGGATTCCTGCATTCCTTTGGTCAGTTTCTCCTGGCCATCTCTTTACCCTACTGTGGCCCCAATGAAATAGATCATTACTTCTGTGATGTGTATCCTTTGCTGAAACTGGCCTGCACTGACACCAGCAGAATCGGTCTCCTGGTCATTGCCAATTCGGGCCTGATGAGCCTGGTGATTTTTGTGGTCTTGTTGATATCTTACGCTATGATCTTATATACTGTCAGGTCCTACTCTGTAAAGAATCTCCGCAAAGCTCTCTCCACCTGCAGTTCCCACATCACTGTGGTGGCCCTCTTTTTTGctcctttattctttatttatattcGACCAGCAACTACTTTACCAGAAGACAAAGTGTTCGCTCTTTTTTATACTAGCATTGCTCCCATGCTCAACCCTCGAATCTACACACTGAGAAACATGGAGATGAAGAAAAGCCATAAAGAAACTATGGTGCCAT